DNA sequence from the Hippoglossus stenolepis isolate QCI-W04-F060 chromosome 17, HSTE1.2, whole genome shotgun sequence genome:
ctttccctttatCTCTCTGCTTCTGCCACTGTCTCTTGTCCTCTTTTTatatcacccccccccctccctgcccCTTTTACCTGCGTTTTCCTTTTGTCCTCGTTTTacgtctccccctcttctctccccatatttatttatacctgtcttcccctctgtctgtctcctctcgtcctccgtctgcttcttcctccctctctccgctcCATTGTGAGGATGATAGCTGTCAGGAGATCTCATCACTGAGTCTCTCTTATTACATGATTACAGGGTAATTATCCTGTGAAGTTGTCTTTGCCCGAAAGTATGAAAGACGCTTAATGTCTTTTTAATGGGGTTTGGAGTTTGGAGACTTTTCTTGTCTTCTGTAGTTACTGTGGACTCTTCAATTTATTGCATTTACATGTGACTGGCCTGGAACAACGTGTCCTGATTAAGTGGCACTCGGTTTCATGGTAATGTTCGGGCGCCGCGTCTCGCTCCGAGTTGTCAGTCACACGACGTCTGGCCTCGGCTTTGTCAGCAAACGCTGTTTCCTGCCAGCGTCTgattaaaaagcagcagatgagGCTCCTGTGATGTTTAGGGGCAAGCGATGACATAGAAACCTGGCTCGGACCGTCGAGGAGACGAGAGACAGAATCAGGACAAACCTCTGAACTGACGTGGCCCCGGGTAACAGAGGGTCATtacaagcaggtttacacatacagggaatttgctgtgttgtataaatataaaggatGAAGTGAACTATAAGCACCAGGGGAGGGACTGTGCATTATGTTGTCAGTAAACACAGGAAGTTAAAGTGTGAcctgtattttttgtttctctcgTAGACGTTTCAGTTACACACTCGCGGTTCATTAGATAAACCTCCAGTAACTAAAACTTCATACGATCTAATACCTGAAACAATATTGCAGCAGTGCAGCACTAAATCCTCCCTCATGAAGCTCATAATGTTTTAGGAGGGAAGATACAACTTAATGATCATTCTGGACGCTGCAGTTTGTGCCTTAACTGACGAGTGTTTCCTTTGTATCAAAGATAAAGCTAAATTAGCAACGGAGTGAAAAAAAGATCTTGGTATCAGTTCTGTATTgtttctaaaaacattttttacaaaccAGGTTTTCAGGAGCTTTATGTTGCTTCATATCCAGGAAGGTGTGTTTAAAGCAGCattttatctaaagtgtattTCAGTACAAGTGACGGCAGTCAAACATCTGTGCGGATGTGTTTTATCTCTGATACTGTGCTGGTCTCACATCTCTCAAATAAATAGGAGGTTTCAACCAAACgctgttttcctctttacaaAAGCACAAATTATCCATTTCTCCCCTTCTGTCAGTGCCCATCATGCTTCTTCCTGTTCTTTGTCTTATTCAGGGTGAATTCAGCACATCGCTCACAAACAGATCAACACCACTTCTCTCTATGTTTGTCTAACgtgtgtttttatgcttttaGTCCCCAAGCGGCTGCTGAGCAGCTccatgaacacaaacaatattaacatgtaattttctctctttgtgtttgtctccacaCAGCTTGAGCACCGCTGCTGTCTGTGATGCTATCCCATGACGCCCAGGTCAGTAGCTGACACTGCCAGTGAGCGGGAGACGCCACTGCACACCCGGTCCTGGGCCGGCAGCATTAGCCGGTtctcgccctccctctctcacgcTGGAGACGCCACCTCCACCCACCTTCCAGTATCCACAACCATCAGCTCCGATCCACCCCAGTAAGACCCCCTCACACACCGACACGCTGACGTCCTTGGaaagcaccagcagcagcagcagccaaaaaTCACAATATCTTCAACGCAATCAGCAACACCATCACCAACACTGTCACCAGCAGCCACCATGTCCAGTCGTAGAAAGTCCTCCACCCCCTGCATGGTTCGGGTCGTTCCTGACCTGCCTGAAGAGCGAGATGAAGCGGAGGAGGTGATGGAAATATCGACGGACAAGTCCGAGTCACCTGAATGTGCAGAAAAGAGTCAAGTCGCCGAGCAGGAGAAACCAGAGGATCCAGACCAGCAGACATTTCCAAATCCAGAGGAAAAGCAAACTCCTGAGCCATTAGAGCAAGAGCAGCAGTCGGGTAAAGAAGACCGACCCCCTGTCATTGAAGATGTAGAAGCCAGAGAAGAGAAGGATGGGGAAGAGGCTGAATCTGACCCAACATCCCAGAAAAAGCTGCCCAGAGGTTACGAGTGCAAATACTGCCCGTTTTCCACCCAGAACCTGAATGACTTTAAAGAGCATGTGGACTCGAGCCACCCTAACGTCATTCTCAATCCGTTGTACCTTTGTGCTGTCTGCAACTTCAACACCAAGAAGTTCGACTCACTCACAGAGCACAACGACAGCCAGCACCCGGGCGAGACTAACTTCAAGTTCAAGAGGATAAAAGAGAACAATCAGACGATCTTAGAGCAGACAATCGAAGGCAGGGACAACTCAGTCGAATGCGAAGCGACAAATGAACAAGGTGAGAGCAGCAACAGTTCCGTGTTTCCACCTTGCATCTCTACCACGTTGAAAACCCCCGACAATATCCAGTCGCTCTATCGAGGAGGCGACCTGAAGAGCCGGCTGGATCAGATCACGGCGGTCAACATCAACGGAACCGTCATCATCCCTGAACCCACCATCCTCCAAGGGCTCTCCCACGTCAGCCCGATGCTCCAGCGCCCGCCCAACTTCAACTCTGTACCAAAAATAGCTGTTCCCTTGAACACTACCAAATATAACCCTTCTCTAGATGACAACCTGACATTGATCACCTCCTTCAACAAATTCCCTTACCCCACCCATGCTGAGCTGTCCTGGCTCACAGCTGCTTCCAAGCACCCGGAGGACCAGATCAAAGTGTGGTTCACCACCCAGCGCCTGAAGCAAGGCATCACCTGGTCcccggaggaggtggaggaagcaagaaagaaaatgttcaatGGTTCCTTCCCTCCTGCCCATCCCATGTTCACCATCCTCCCTACAAGCTCTCAGCCGTCTGCCAAAGCCTCCCAGCAGCAGCCCATTGTCCACACCACAGTGGCACCTTCAGGTCATGTCCGGACGACCACGTCCAATGGGTTTAGTGTAGTCACCACCACAAGCTCTCCAGCTGGGGTCGCAATCTGCTCCACCCTTAAACGAACCCTACCAGCACACCTGACGACGCTGTGTGGCCCAGAGTCTAAGCGACCCATTATGGCAGTCGCCCCCCATTCTGGTGACCCTAAAGACAGGGGCCTCatggctcctcctccaccccctccaccccagAAAGACCACTTCCCAATGGCCCCACCTCCTGTTCCCATGGAGATGAAGAGGCCATCCGTGCCTTTAATGCCCcccccatcatcatcaccatcattgtTGTCCAAAGGGAAGATGCTCTCAACATTAGGAAGCCCCAAATCAAAGCCAGTGATGTCACGGCCCTCCATTGTCTTTTCAGATTCCTTAACAAGGCGGATGATGGCTCCCCCGCCTATCTTTGCCCCTCCGTTTAAAAAATCCTTATTCCTTCCTCGTGCCCTGCCCATTGCTTCCAAAGAAAAGCACCCAAACACCCACCCTTTGCCAGCTTCTGATTTGAAGTTGCCAAACTCCCCTCCACTCATTACCCCCCAGATAAGGAGGCCGACCATTATTCAGTCCATTCGTGCTCCGGCTAAAGCCCCACCACAGATTCTAGGGTTTAGCCTGGATGGTAAGAAACTAAAAGAGCAGCAAGGAGTGGAGCTGAAAGCCAGCTACCCCAGAGGGGACAAGGTACTGACGCCTCTGACAGAGGCCAATGGAACGTCTCGCACTGACGGTAAATGGCCTCATCATCAGACCTCTGCTCTTTACAACAATGGAGGGATACATATGAAACCAGATTTTCAGCAGAAGTCCTCAGTGCTGACCCAGTTTCCTTTGCTGGAGAGAATGAAAGGAAAAACGGCTGAACAGCTGAAGATCTTGGAAGAGAACTTCTTGAGGAACAGCTTCCCCACACACAGCGATGTGGACAGTCTGTCAGCCAACACCCGCCTGTCTCACCGGGAGATCGACAGCTGGTTCGTGGAGCGCCGCGCGCTACGCGACAACCTGGAACAAGCACTTATCAACTCCATGGGCACTAAGAGGATTGGGGTGGGGGGCATCGCTGCCCTCACTGACAAACAACTACATCAGCAGCAACACCAAACCCTGAAGCTGAATGGGATTCATAAACCGAGCATCGGTGCCGGCCATCTTAAAAGCCCTCTGCTACCTTCGCACACTCTGCCCATCATCTCCCCCGGTACCATTGCCCCCCCCGTCCCCAACCCGAACCCCTGCTCAGTGCCTCCAGACAGCCGATCCCTGGCGCTCCTCAAGGACGATTTTGCTCAAACACGGTGGCCTTCCCCTGAGGAGTTAAACCAGCTGGAGGGTCGGACAGGACTGGCTCGGGCCGACCTCGCCCGCTGGTTCAACGACAGTCGGCTGCAGAGCGGCAGCATGGACCTGACAGAACTTTTTAACAACAACGGAGTAAATGGAGGACAGGGGGCGCCTGTGTGTTCCCCTGAAAATGCTCCCTCCAGCATCATCCAGCGCTGTCAGGAAGGAGCcataacaaacagcagcagcagtaaggtgctggagctggagctgggcTGGTTGATGGAGCAGCGCGCCCACGGCCTCAACAGCCAACAGCACGACGACGTCCACGACCGCTTTGCTGGAAGGTACTGAACTCGCagaatatttaaagttttacgTTTGCTAgtattttgcttttcttttgaaggatcctcacactagtgaaaacattttgttgtataaatatacaataaggTAAATTTTATGATTAATTTTAAACTTCCCCACAGCGAACAATaacatattatttaatttaatagtCTCAAATTTCTTAtaaatgcttttactttgaaacattAAACCTTAACTTAAGGCTAGAAATTGAGTTAATACTTCGCCACCTAGTGGTAGCACTGGTATTGCAAAACAATTCCACAATCTTCTCTTTTGGCTCTCGAGTTTCTAGgttcatttaaaagaagaaCTTGTTCAATTGGTAAATTTACTTAAAGAATCTTAAACTATTTCCCACAACTGCCTcagaaacacaaatcaaatgttaCTCTTTCTTTTAGTAAATCCAGAATTTACATCATCTCTGATCATTTTACACTCAAACCCTAAAGATTCTTCTTTAAATCTTATTTCTATCTTTatataaatgacaaaatattctGTTTCAGTCTCAGAATCTTTTTTTGTGGTGACCTGTGCATCAGAAATAAATCCCTGCTTCCTCTCAGCGGGATCgtgttgttgtttccttgtTGCCACGTTAACATTGTTTTCAGGACATTAACCTGAAAATCTACGG
Encoded proteins:
- the LOC118124878 gene encoding zinc fingers and homeoboxes protein 2, whose product is MSSRRKSSTPCMVRVVPDLPEERDEAEEVMEISTDKSESPECAEKSQVAEQEKPEDPDQQTFPNPEEKQTPEPLEQEQQSGKEDRPPVIEDVEAREEKDGEEAESDPTSQKKLPRGYECKYCPFSTQNLNDFKEHVDSSHPNVILNPLYLCAVCNFNTKKFDSLTEHNDSQHPGETNFKFKRIKENNQTILEQTIEGRDNSVECEATNEQGESSNSSVFPPCISTTLKTPDNIQSLYRGGDLKSRLDQITAVNINGTVIIPEPTILQGLSHVSPMLQRPPNFNSVPKIAVPLNTTKYNPSLDDNLTLITSFNKFPYPTHAELSWLTAASKHPEDQIKVWFTTQRLKQGITWSPEEVEEARKKMFNGSFPPAHPMFTILPTSSQPSAKASQQQPIVHTTVAPSGHVRTTTSNGFSVVTTTSSPAGVAICSTLKRTLPAHLTTLCGPESKRPIMAVAPHSGDPKDRGLMAPPPPPPPQKDHFPMAPPPVPMEMKRPSVPLMPPPSSSPSLLSKGKMLSTLGSPKSKPVMSRPSIVFSDSLTRRMMAPPPIFAPPFKKSLFLPRALPIASKEKHPNTHPLPASDLKLPNSPPLITPQIRRPTIIQSIRAPAKAPPQILGFSLDGKKLKEQQGVELKASYPRGDKVLTPLTEANGTSRTDGKWPHHQTSALYNNGGIHMKPDFQQKSSVLTQFPLLERMKGKTAEQLKILEENFLRNSFPTHSDVDSLSANTRLSHREIDSWFVERRALRDNLEQALINSMGTKRIGVGGIAALTDKQLHQQQHQTLKLNGIHKPSIGAGHLKSPLLPSHTLPIISPGTIAPPVPNPNPCSVPPDSRSLALLKDDFAQTRWPSPEELNQLEGRTGLARADLARWFNDSRLQSGSMDLTELFNNNGVNGGQGAPVCSPENAPSSIIQRCQEGAITNSSSSKVLELELGWLMEQRAHGLNSQQHDDVHDRFAGRLRQQNVAELKNGGQNGGVVGGAREVFRSWLEDGRSRRGRELLLDRERKMAEDASGRLTG